Proteins found in one Erythrobacter sp. KY5 genomic segment:
- a CDS encoding ParA family protein, producing MRVLALASQKGGSGKTTLSGHLAVQAQRAGAGPVVLIDIDPQGSLADWWNEREAEYPAFAQTTVSRLANDLAVLRQQGFKLAVIDTPPAITMAIQSVISVAELIVVPTRPSPHDLRAVGATVDLCERAGKPLVFVVNAATPKAKITSEAAVALSQHGTVAPITLHHRTDFAASMIDGRTVMEVEPEGRSAAEITALWKYISDRLEKNFRRTVFAAPGTAHGAINSQGGMHRPGGGFGRRVAQ from the coding sequence TTGCGTGTACTCGCTTTGGCATCGCAGAAGGGCGGATCGGGAAAAACGACCCTTTCCGGACATTTGGCTGTTCAGGCTCAGCGCGCTGGCGCCGGTCCGGTCGTACTTATAGATATCGACCCGCAAGGTTCGCTCGCCGATTGGTGGAACGAACGCGAAGCGGAATATCCGGCATTTGCGCAGACCACCGTGTCTCGTCTCGCAAACGACCTTGCCGTTCTGCGTCAGCAGGGCTTCAAGCTTGCAGTCATCGATACACCGCCCGCGATCACGATGGCGATCCAGTCGGTTATCAGTGTGGCAGAGCTTATCGTCGTCCCGACTCGCCCCAGCCCGCACGATCTGCGCGCCGTGGGTGCAACGGTCGACCTGTGTGAGCGTGCTGGAAAGCCGCTGGTCTTCGTGGTCAATGCCGCGACGCCCAAGGCCAAGATCACCTCCGAAGCCGCCGTCGCGCTTTCGCAGCACGGCACGGTTGCACCGATCACGCTCCATCACCGCACCGATTTTGCCGCCTCTATGATCGACGGCCGCACGGTCATGGAAGTCGAGCCGGAAGGCCGCTCCGCAGCCGAAATCACCGCTCTGTGGAAGTATATCTCCGATCGGCTCGAAAAGAATTTCCGCCGCACGGTCTTTGCAGCGCCGGGCACCGCCCACGGCGCAATCAATTCGCAAGGCGGCATGCATCGTCCCGGTGGCGGCTTCGGTCGCCGAGTAGCCCAGTAA
- a CDS encoding SPOR domain-containing protein, with protein MAALALFAAPAAANVKAGVDAWSAGDYATAVSEWRVPAQNGDADAIFNLAQAYRLGRGVDADITRARQLYAEAAEKGHVQASDNYGLLLFQQGEQDTAMPLIRSAADRGDPRAQYVLGLAHFNADYAQKDWVRAYALMTLSNGSGLPQASNALQQMDQFIPLTQRQRAQVLARQLEEDAQGRRSAQLAAVDLGTRPVPPAAVPASAPSPAQAVPQVAPPAQPAPAPIPTRVAAQQASTPAPVSATPRPSGNWRVQLGAFGVAGNADRLWSQVSNNPALSGTRKALVPGGNVTRLQAVGFSSRSAAQAACDTLKRQGQGCIVAGDS; from the coding sequence ATGGCAGCGCTTGCACTTTTCGCCGCGCCTGCCGCTGCCAATGTGAAGGCAGGCGTCGATGCCTGGAGCGCCGGTGACTATGCCACGGCGGTTTCCGAATGGCGCGTGCCAGCACAGAACGGCGATGCGGATGCGATTTTCAATCTCGCGCAGGCCTATCGCCTTGGTCGCGGGGTCGATGCCGACATCACCCGCGCGCGCCAGCTTTACGCAGAGGCCGCCGAAAAAGGGCATGTCCAGGCCTCTGACAATTACGGCCTGTTGCTGTTCCAGCAGGGCGAGCAGGACACCGCGATGCCGCTGATCCGTTCGGCTGCCGATCGCGGCGATCCGCGCGCGCAATACGTGCTGGGTCTTGCGCATTTCAACGCGGACTATGCGCAGAAGGACTGGGTGCGCGCCTATGCGTTGATGACGCTTTCCAACGGTTCAGGTCTCCCACAGGCAAGCAACGCATTGCAGCAGATGGACCAGTTTATCCCGCTGACCCAGCGCCAGCGCGCCCAAGTGCTTGCTCGCCAGCTTGAAGAAGATGCGCAAGGGCGGCGCAGCGCTCAGCTTGCAGCCGTCGATCTGGGCACGCGCCCGGTCCCGCCTGCCGCGGTGCCTGCATCCGCTCCGAGCCCGGCACAAGCCGTACCTCAGGTAGCGCCGCCGGCTCAGCCAGCGCCAGCACCGATACCAACGCGTGTCGCCGCGCAGCAAGCCTCCACGCCAGCACCCGTTTCCGCAACGCCGCGCCCATCGGGCAATTGGCGCGTGCAGCTGGGCGCGTTTGGCGTTGCCGGCAACGCTGACAGGCTCTGGTCACAGGTTTCGAACAATCCGGCCCTGTCCGGCACGCGCAAGGCACTGGTTCCGGGCGGCAATGTCACCCGGCTGCAAGCCGTCGGCTTTTCCAGCCGCTCGGCAGCTCAGGCGGCGTGCGACACGCTCAAGCGACAGGGACAGGGCTGCATCGTGGCCGGCGACAGCTAA
- a CDS encoding DUF418 domain-containing protein, which translates to MNDAIAAGPEVFSDEAVPDQAPVKTSERISSLDFIRGIAVMGILAANIVAFGQPFNAYIYPDAFVGGSGDPGGWMWIAQFVLVDGKMRGLFTILFGAGMYLFMERTWKRGGTRKLQLWRLFILLIFGLIHFFFIWIGDILAMYAMIGFIAVACMRWTVKSQLVIGLVGYFFGALLYLAMFSFPYLVVDTPVGDPAGMAEARTAMEAGITAALEDDAEMTEIKQAGDYRAFVQRRVSEEASLVLVNPALFFFETFPLMLIGMALYRLGFFSGAFTRSRMVLWGWIGVIGGGLAHFGLGLIVKQAGFTFYAGNAAFLGWSPLPRLAMVLGLAALLVTYSPAWTGWLAERVRAAGRAAFTNYLGTSIVMLFVFHGWALGLFGELDRPQLYLVTALTWVLMLAWSKPWLDRYRYGPLEWLWRCLTYRQVFPLKR; encoded by the coding sequence ATGAATGATGCGATTGCGGCAGGACCGGAAGTCTTCTCAGACGAGGCCGTTCCAGACCAGGCACCGGTAAAAACCAGCGAGAGAATTTCGAGCCTCGACTTCATCCGCGGGATCGCGGTCATGGGCATCCTCGCCGCCAACATCGTTGCCTTTGGACAGCCCTTCAACGCTTACATCTACCCTGACGCCTTCGTCGGCGGATCGGGAGATCCCGGTGGCTGGATGTGGATTGCGCAGTTCGTTCTTGTCGATGGCAAGATGCGCGGCCTGTTCACGATCCTGTTTGGTGCAGGCATGTATCTGTTCATGGAGCGCACCTGGAAGCGCGGCGGCACGCGCAAGCTGCAATTGTGGCGCCTTTTCATCCTGCTGATCTTCGGCCTGATCCATTTTTTCTTCATCTGGATCGGCGACATCCTCGCCATGTACGCGATGATCGGCTTCATCGCGGTCGCGTGCATGCGCTGGACGGTGAAGTCGCAGCTTGTCATCGGTCTGGTCGGCTATTTCTTCGGCGCGCTGTTGTATCTGGCGATGTTCTCCTTCCCGTATCTCGTCGTCGATACGCCGGTTGGCGACCCGGCCGGAATGGCCGAAGCGCGCACAGCGATGGAAGCGGGCATCACCGCTGCTCTCGAAGACGATGCCGAGATGACCGAGATCAAGCAGGCAGGCGATTACCGCGCTTTTGTTCAGCGCCGCGTGAGCGAGGAAGCCTCGTTGGTTTTGGTCAATCCTGCGCTGTTCTTCTTCGAGACCTTCCCGCTGATGCTGATCGGCATGGCGCTCTACCGCCTTGGTTTCTTCAGCGGTGCATTCACGCGTTCGCGGATGGTCCTGTGGGGCTGGATAGGCGTAATCGGCGGAGGCCTCGCTCATTTCGGACTTGGTCTGATCGTTAAGCAGGCAGGCTTCACCTTCTACGCAGGCAATGCCGCGTTTCTTGGCTGGAGCCCGCTGCCGCGCCTTGCGATGGTTCTTGGCCTCGCGGCGCTGCTCGTCACCTATTCACCCGCCTGGACCGGCTGGCTGGCCGAGCGTGTGCGCGCGGCGGGCAGGGCGGCTTTCACGAATTATCTCGGCACCTCGATTGTGATGCTGTTCGTCTTTCACGGCTGGGCATTGGGACTGTTCGGCGAACTCGATCGCCCGCAACTGTACCTTGTGACCGCGCTCACATGGGTGTTGATGCTGGCGTGGTCGAAGCCGTGGCTCGACCGATACCGCTATGGCCCGCTTGAATGGCTGTGGCGCTGCCTCACATACCGCCAGGTCTTTCCTCTGAAACGATAG